A DNA window from Rhizobium sp. NXC14 contains the following coding sequences:
- a CDS encoding PQQ-dependent sugar dehydrogenase produces the protein MTRISAFHFAATLILFGATSANAANSVNTQGPTVRVEKLADGLEHPWAVEVLPDGAYLVTERPGRIRIIRNGKLSEPIGNVPKVNARGQGGLMDVALAPDFAKSRKLYFTAAIANRQGSGTEAFSATLSPDEKRLQAVTPIFTMRRFTLGNIQYGARIAIARDGTLFISVGDRGDRDRSQDWQDDAGSIVHINADGSIPADNPFKDGGKALPEIWSKGHRNPQGITFDAKNGKLYTVEHGARGGDEINQIEAGKNYGWPIITYGRDYSGAEIGEGTAKKGLEQPLHYWDPSIAPGALAVYRGAMFPEWDGDFLVAALKFQLLSRMQRDESGAFIAEERLFEGDYGRIRDVIVAPDGALLMLTDEDDGALLRVSRAQANNG, from the coding sequence ATGACGAGAATATCCGCCTTCCATTTCGCAGCGACGCTGATTCTGTTTGGCGCCACATCGGCCAATGCGGCCAATAGCGTCAACACGCAGGGTCCTACGGTTCGCGTCGAAAAACTGGCCGATGGTCTCGAACACCCCTGGGCGGTCGAAGTATTGCCCGACGGCGCCTATCTCGTCACCGAGCGGCCGGGCCGCATACGTATCATCCGCAATGGCAAGCTTTCCGAGCCGATCGGCAACGTGCCCAAGGTCAATGCCCGCGGCCAGGGCGGTCTTATGGACGTGGCGCTTGCCCCGGATTTTGCCAAGAGCAGAAAACTCTATTTCACCGCCGCCATCGCCAACAGGCAGGGCTCCGGCACCGAGGCCTTCAGCGCAACGCTGTCTCCCGACGAAAAGAGGCTTCAGGCGGTCACGCCCATCTTCACCATGCGGCGCTTCACGTTAGGCAACATCCAATATGGCGCGCGCATCGCAATCGCCCGCGATGGCACGCTGTTCATCAGCGTCGGCGACCGCGGCGACCGCGACCGCTCGCAGGATTGGCAGGACGATGCCGGCTCGATCGTCCATATCAATGCCGACGGCAGCATCCCCGCCGACAATCCGTTCAAGGACGGCGGCAAGGCGCTGCCGGAGATCTGGTCGAAGGGCCACCGCAACCCGCAAGGCATCACCTTCGATGCGAAGAACGGCAAGCTCTACACCGTCGAACATGGCGCACGCGGCGGCGACGAGATCAATCAGATCGAAGCGGGCAAGAATTATGGTTGGCCGATCATCACCTACGGCCGTGACTATTCAGGCGCCGAGATCGGCGAAGGCACCGCCAAAAAAGGGCTGGAGCAGCCGCTGCACTATTGGGATCCTTCGATCGCGCCCGGCGCGCTCGCTGTCTATCGCGGCGCCATGTTCCCGGAATGGGACGGCGACTTCCTCGTCGCGGCGCTGAAATTCCAGCTGCTCTCGCGCATGCAGCGCGACGAGAGCGGCGCGTTCATCGCCGAGGAGCGCTTGTTCGAGGGCGACTACGGCCGCATCCGCGACGTCATTGTAGCGCCCGACGGCGCGCTGCTGATGCTGACGGACGAGGACGACGGCGCGCTGCTCAGGGTCTCGCGCGCTCAGGCCAACAACGGTTGA
- a CDS encoding DUF3052 domain-containing protein has product MQREKQTPASGMAVSGMAGYSGAPLARKLGLAHGQAAALLGVPETIDDINGFGGFASVIRLLPETLLRALDYVHLFVTDRVVLEAAAPTLFRVLKPDGMIWISWPKKSSRVPTDITEDVLREILLPTGLVDVKVCAVDEIWSGLKFVIRKELRGAL; this is encoded by the coding sequence ATGCAACGCGAAAAACAGACGCCGGCGAGCGGTATGGCGGTATCCGGAATGGCAGGCTATTCCGGTGCGCCGCTGGCCAGGAAGCTCGGGCTTGCGCATGGGCAGGCTGCCGCTCTTCTCGGTGTTCCCGAAACGATCGACGACATCAATGGTTTCGGCGGTTTTGCTTCGGTCATCCGCCTGCTTCCCGAGACTCTTTTGCGGGCGCTCGATTATGTCCATCTATTTGTGACTGACCGCGTAGTGTTGGAAGCGGCGGCGCCGACGCTGTTCCGGGTCCTGAAGCCCGACGGCATGATCTGGATCTCCTGGCCGAAGAAGAGCTCACGCGTGCCCACCGATATCACCGAGGATGTGCTGCGGGAGATCCTGCTGCCAACGGGCCTGGTCGATGTGAAGGTCTGCGCAGTCGACGAGATCTGGTCCGGGCTGAAATTCGTCATTCGCAAGGAATTGCGCGGCGCGCTGTGA
- a CDS encoding class GN sortase has protein sequence MVSRNNQEAVEFEPLPTYLELAMAAATAHDMPKARRRKGFFLWRLSPIEKTIAFAIAGLAFYGLALIGDGFLLKAKAEISQILLKRAFAAELSGKETKPWPWADFTTMARVRAPRLGKDAIVLSGASGEALAFGPAWLANTPQPGDEGTSVIAAHRDTHFRWLQYIRPGDTIEVIRRDGKLLTFKAGQGRIAPWDASGIDPASDGRRLVLATCWPFDATERGPLRYILEAELVDGNATGSVHPANTKPLLQTD, from the coding sequence TCAGGAAGCGGTCGAATTCGAGCCGCTTCCGACCTATCTGGAACTCGCCATGGCCGCCGCCACGGCCCACGACATGCCGAAGGCACGGAGGAGAAAGGGTTTCTTCCTCTGGCGCCTTTCGCCGATCGAAAAGACGATCGCCTTCGCCATTGCCGGTCTTGCCTTTTACGGCTTGGCGCTGATCGGCGACGGCTTCCTGCTGAAGGCGAAGGCGGAAATCTCGCAAATCCTGCTGAAGCGTGCTTTTGCCGCCGAACTGAGCGGCAAGGAGACGAAACCCTGGCCCTGGGCCGATTTCACCACGATGGCCAGGGTGCGTGCGCCGCGCCTCGGCAAGGACGCGATCGTGCTTTCCGGCGCATCCGGCGAGGCCCTCGCCTTCGGCCCGGCCTGGCTCGCCAATACACCGCAGCCGGGTGACGAGGGCACCTCCGTCATCGCCGCCCATCGCGACACCCATTTTCGCTGGCTGCAGTATATAAGGCCGGGCGATACGATCGAAGTTATCCGCCGCGACGGTAAGCTATTGACCTTCAAGGCCGGCCAAGGCCGCATTGCCCCCTGGGACGCGAGCGGCATCGACCCCGCCTCCGATGGTCGACGCCTCGTACTAGCCACCTGCTGGCCCTTCGATGCGACCGAACGCGGGCCGCTGCGCTACATCCTCGAAGCCGAACTGGTCGATGGTAACGCGACCGGCTCCGTTCACCCGGCAAACACAAAGCCGTTATTACAGACAGACTGA
- a CDS encoding ATP-binding protein, whose translation MVTMDSLRREDRAPAAGWRWIVRWLRRRLPTGLYARSLLIIIIPMVLLQSVVAAVFMERHWQMVTERLSLAVTRDIAAIIEIVETYPQNSDYSEIIRIARDQLNLQISIEPDGDLPPPRVKPFFSILDGILSDEITDEIHRPFWIDTVGNSNLVEIRIKLENKILRVLAKRSQTYASNTHIFIVWMVGTSLVLIGISILFLRGQIRPILMLARAAESFGKGQKPDNFYPRGADEVRRAGLAFILMRERIERQIEQRTAMLSGVSHDLRTILTRFKLQLALAGDNPDLHGLNDDVNDMQTMLEAYMAFARGEVEEDVGELKLSEIFAKLESDFVLHRKQFSYSIEGDDDISVRPNAFTRLVTNLASNARRYANRLDIEAKHNAKWLTVIFDDDGPGIPEKNREDVFKPFFRLDAARNLDASGTGLGLAIARDIARSHGGNVTLGDSPLGGLRATIRIPA comes from the coding sequence ATGGTGACAATGGACAGTTTGCGGCGGGAAGACCGCGCTCCGGCGGCGGGCTGGCGCTGGATCGTCCGCTGGCTGCGGCGCCGATTGCCCACCGGGCTCTACGCGCGCTCGCTGCTGATCATCATCATCCCGATGGTGCTGCTGCAATCCGTCGTCGCCGCCGTCTTCATGGAGCGTCACTGGCAAATGGTGACCGAGCGCCTGTCGCTCGCCGTCACCCGCGACATCGCCGCCATCATCGAGATCGTCGAGACCTATCCGCAGAATTCCGACTATAGCGAGATCATCCGCATCGCGCGCGATCAGCTTAACCTGCAGATTTCGATTGAGCCGGACGGCGATCTGCCGCCGCCGCGCGTCAAGCCCTTCTTCTCGATCCTTGACGGCATCCTCAGCGATGAGATCACCGACGAGATTCACCGGCCTTTCTGGATCGACACGGTTGGCAACTCGAACCTCGTCGAAATCCGGATCAAGCTCGAGAACAAGATCCTGCGGGTGCTGGCCAAGCGCAGTCAGACCTATGCCTCCAACACCCACATCTTCATCGTCTGGATGGTCGGCACGTCGCTGGTGCTGATCGGCATTTCGATTCTCTTCCTGCGCGGGCAGATCCGGCCGATCCTGATGCTGGCGCGGGCTGCCGAAAGCTTCGGCAAAGGGCAGAAGCCCGACAATTTCTATCCGCGAGGCGCCGACGAAGTCAGGCGCGCCGGCCTTGCCTTCATTCTGATGCGTGAACGCATCGAGCGGCAGATCGAGCAGCGTACGGCGATGCTTTCCGGCGTCAGCCATGATCTGCGCACCATTCTCACCCGCTTCAAGCTGCAACTGGCGCTCGCCGGCGACAATCCCGACCTGCATGGCCTGAACGACGACGTCAATGATATGCAGACGATGCTGGAGGCCTACATGGCCTTCGCCCGCGGCGAGGTCGAAGAGGATGTCGGCGAGCTGAAGCTCAGCGAGATCTTCGCCAAGCTGGAGTCCGATTTCGTCCTGCATCGTAAGCAGTTCAGCTATTCGATCGAAGGCGACGACGACATTTCCGTCAGGCCGAATGCGTTCACGCGTCTCGTCACCAACCTTGCCTCGAACGCGCGCCGTTATGCCAATAGGCTCGACATCGAGGCCAAGCACAATGCCAAGTGGCTGACTGTTATCTTCGACGATGACGGGCCGGGCATTCCGGAAAAGAATCGCGAGGACGTGTTCAAGCCGTTCTTCCGGCTGGACGCAGCCCGCAACCTGGATGCATCCGGCACCGGCCTCGGTCTTGCGATTGCCCGCGATATTGCCCGCAGCCATGGCGGCAACGTCACGCTGGGCGACAGCCCGCTCGGGGGCTTACGGGCAACGATCCGTATTCCGGCCTAA
- a CDS encoding MBL fold metallo-hydrolase, with the protein MGMLQAGIIPVTPFQQNCTVFFDPDTQEGVVVDPGGDVPLILQAIEKSGLTIKEIWLTHGHLDHAGGAGELKEALGVDIVGPHQDDLPLLQRIETQAATYGISGLRNVLPDRWLKNGDKVSFGAHEFEVYHTPGHAPGHVIYFNRAQNFAHLGDVLFNGSIGRTDLPGGNHQQLLDSIREKVLPLGDDVGFICGHGPGSRIGDERRSNPYLQEIRPC; encoded by the coding sequence ATGGGCATGCTCCAGGCCGGCATCATTCCGGTGACACCCTTTCAGCAGAACTGCACGGTCTTCTTCGATCCCGATACCCAGGAAGGCGTTGTCGTCGATCCAGGCGGCGACGTGCCGCTCATCCTTCAGGCGATTGAGAAAAGCGGCCTGACCATCAAGGAAATCTGGCTGACGCACGGTCATCTCGACCATGCCGGCGGCGCCGGGGAGTTGAAGGAAGCCCTCGGCGTCGACATAGTCGGCCCGCATCAGGATGACCTGCCGCTGCTGCAGCGCATCGAGACCCAGGCCGCGACGTACGGCATATCAGGATTGCGCAATGTTCTGCCGGACCGCTGGCTGAAGAACGGCGACAAGGTCTCCTTCGGCGCCCACGAATTCGAGGTCTATCACACGCCCGGCCATGCCCCCGGCCACGTGATCTATTTCAACCGCGCACAGAATTTCGCCCATCTCGGCGACGTGCTCTTCAATGGCTCGATCGGCCGCACCGACCTGCCGGGCGGCAATCATCAGCAGCTGTTGGATTCGATCCGCGAGAAGGTCCTGCCGCTTGGCGACGACGTGGGCTTTATCTGCGGCCATGGGCCTGGCAGCCGCATCGGTGACGAACGGCGAAGCAATCCGTATCTGCAGGAGATCAGGCCTTGTTGA
- a CDS encoding oxidoreductase: MSKVWLITGCSRGLGRALAEAVLAAGDNLVATARDPARLADLSEQYGNQVLTLALDVTDEEAAAAAVEAGVKRFGRIDVLVNNAGYGNVSPIEDTSLANFRAQVETNLFGTVIMTKAVIALMREQRAGHIIQFSSVGGRIGPAGRGAYSAAKFAVEGFSEVLSKEVAPFGIKVTVVEPGGFRTDFAGASTVLAEGRADYAETVGATVRFQREYDGRQPGDPAKAAAVVIHIAGLDQPPLRLLLGSDAVRNVEKADAARIEADRAWRAVSVSTDFEPDAEMRAMPWEKKAG, encoded by the coding sequence ATGTCGAAGGTGTGGTTGATTACAGGCTGTTCGCGTGGTCTCGGCCGGGCGCTGGCGGAGGCGGTTCTGGCCGCCGGCGATAATCTGGTGGCGACGGCGCGCGATCCTGCCCGGCTTGCGGATCTTTCCGAACAATATGGCAATCAGGTGCTGACGCTGGCGCTCGACGTGACCGACGAGGAAGCGGCAGCTGCCGCGGTGGAAGCTGGCGTGAAGCGGTTCGGCCGTATCGACGTGCTTGTCAACAATGCCGGCTACGGCAATGTCAGTCCGATCGAGGATACCAGCCTCGCCAATTTCCGAGCCCAGGTCGAGACCAACCTCTTCGGTACTGTTATCATGACCAAGGCGGTGATCGCCCTGATGCGCGAACAGCGTGCGGGCCATATCATCCAGTTCTCATCCGTCGGCGGCCGTATCGGACCCGCCGGACGTGGCGCCTATTCGGCAGCCAAATTTGCAGTCGAGGGCTTTTCGGAGGTGTTGTCGAAGGAAGTCGCGCCATTCGGCATCAAGGTGACAGTGGTCGAACCCGGCGGTTTCAGAACTGATTTTGCCGGTGCCTCGACGGTGCTGGCCGAGGGGCGCGCGGACTATGCGGAAACGGTCGGCGCCACGGTGCGCTTCCAACGTGAATATGACGGCCGTCAACCTGGCGATCCTGCCAAAGCGGCCGCCGTCGTCATTCACATTGCCGGTCTCGATCAGCCGCCGCTCCGGTTGCTGCTCGGCAGCGATGCTGTGCGCAATGTCGAGAAGGCGGATGCGGCACGCATCGAGGCCGATCGGGCATGGCGCGCGGTCAGCGTCTCGACCGATTTCGAGCCGGATGCCGAGATGCGGGCGATGCCCTGGGAGAAGAAGGCGGGCTGA
- a CDS encoding response regulator transcription factor — protein MAVKTGISDDAAHLLVVDDDSRIRALLNRYLAENGFRVTVAADGAEAQRKLAGLDFDLIIMDVMMPGESGIDVTRGLRAIKNVPIIMLTALAESGNRIEGLEAGADDYLSKPFDPRELVLRINNILRRNANGEGLKIEQVMFGPYTFSLTRKELKKASEVIRLTDREQEIMLLFARRAGDTIPRHELIGNDTEVGERTIDVQINRLRRKIEEDPANPVWLQTVRGIGYRLSID, from the coding sequence ATGGCGGTCAAGACAGGTATTTCCGACGATGCGGCGCATCTGCTGGTGGTCGACGATGACTCCCGTATCCGCGCGCTGCTCAATCGTTATCTCGCGGAGAACGGCTTTCGCGTCACTGTCGCGGCCGACGGCGCCGAGGCGCAGCGCAAACTTGCCGGTCTCGATTTCGATCTCATCATCATGGATGTGATGATGCCGGGCGAATCCGGCATCGACGTCACCCGCGGGCTTCGCGCCATCAAGAACGTGCCGATTATCATGCTGACGGCGCTGGCGGAATCGGGCAATCGCATTGAAGGCCTTGAGGCCGGCGCCGACGATTATCTCTCCAAACCCTTCGATCCGCGCGAGTTGGTCCTGCGCATCAACAATATCCTGCGCCGCAATGCCAACGGTGAGGGGCTGAAGATCGAACAGGTCATGTTTGGGCCCTACACTTTCTCCCTGACCCGCAAGGAGCTGAAGAAAGCCAGCGAGGTGATCCGGCTTACCGATCGCGAACAGGAAATCATGCTGCTCTTTGCGCGGCGCGCCGGTGACACCATCCCCCGTCACGAATTGATCGGCAATGACACAGAGGTCGGCGAGCGGACGATCGACGTGCAGATCAACCGGCTCAGGCGCAAGATCGAGGAGGATCCGGCCAATCCCGTCTGGCTGCAGACGGTGCGCGGTATCGGATACAGGCTGAGCATCGACTAG
- a CDS encoding DUF1236 domain-containing protein — MTLKRNILLAGAVLLASGGLAQAEMVATTVNDLNVRAGPGPQYPAVGLATRGSTAVLDGCIEGSRWCRVDVNGMRGWVYADYLQMDYGGNQVIVEQHRAEIGVPVVTYESTASVVPADPQPAPGDELIGPVGAVETITPPETVRTYIETNPTETVRLGGDVVVGAEVPADVTFQTIPDYEYRYTRINDRPVLVDPGTRRIVYVYQ, encoded by the coding sequence ATGACCTTGAAGAGAAACATCCTGTTGGCTGGAGCCGTGCTCCTGGCGAGCGGCGGTCTGGCGCAGGCGGAGATGGTGGCGACCACGGTCAACGATCTCAACGTCCGCGCAGGTCCAGGCCCGCAATATCCCGCAGTCGGCCTTGCCACCCGCGGTTCGACCGCGGTGCTCGACGGCTGCATCGAAGGTAGCCGCTGGTGCCGTGTCGACGTCAACGGCATGCGCGGCTGGGTCTATGCGGATTATCTGCAGATGGACTACGGCGGCAACCAGGTTATCGTCGAGCAGCATCGCGCCGAGATCGGCGTTCCCGTGGTGACCTACGAGTCGACCGCCAGCGTTGTCCCGGCCGACCCGCAACCGGCGCCGGGCGATGAATTGATCGGGCCGGTTGGAGCCGTCGAAACGATCACTCCGCCGGAGACGGTGCGGACCTATATCGAGACCAATCCGACCGAGACGGTGCGGCTTGGCGGCGATGTGGTCGTCGGCGCGGAAGTGCCTGCCGACGTGACTTTCCAGACCATTCCGGATTACGAATATCGCTACACAAGGATCAACGACCGGCCCGTCCTCGTCGATCCAGGTACGCGTCGGATTGTCTACGTCTATCAATAA
- a CDS encoding helix-turn-helix domain-containing protein: MIYTHLEVTEVAGDIFDFCCNMTEEQDARARALIERAAAKWPLRILHALSDAGAPLRFSRLMERIEGISQKVLTQTLRTLESDGLIIRTLYPEIPPRVEYELTPLGRDLLMQVVTLWRWIVERLDEFDSRKAVKLTATDN, from the coding sequence ATGATCTATACACACCTCGAGGTAACTGAAGTGGCCGGCGACATATTCGATTTCTGCTGCAACATGACTGAAGAGCAGGATGCACGAGCGCGCGCCTTGATAGAACGGGCGGCGGCGAAATGGCCACTGCGCATCCTGCACGCACTATCGGATGCCGGCGCACCCTTACGCTTCTCGCGCCTCATGGAGCGGATCGAGGGCATCAGCCAGAAAGTGCTGACGCAGACGCTGCGCACCCTCGAAAGCGACGGCCTCATTATTCGCACCCTCTATCCCGAGATTCCACCGCGCGTTGAATATGAATTGACGCCGCTTGGCCGCGACCTCCTCATGCAGGTCGTCACTCTCTGGCGTTGGATCGTGGAGCGCCTGGATGAGTTCGATTCGCGCAAGGCCGTGAAGCTGACGGCAACGGACAATTAG
- a CDS encoding DMT family transporter: MTRIQANLLLLLAAAIWGGGFVAQSTAMKAIGPFWFIALRFAVATLAVLPFVLLEARKAEVKTSARHAKLYILTGLALFSGAATQQVGLQTTTVTNSSFITGLYVVFVPLIAVFFLRRAPHWIIWPGALMALAGIYLLSGGHLSALTSGDLLTVACAAFWAIQITLAGMTVSESGRPLALAATQFAVTTACALAVAAAVEPISLSAIWAAGPEILYVGIFSSGLAFVLQVIAQRYTTPSQAAIFLSSEALFGASLAALILGESMPATGYTGCALMFIAMLVVEIVPGFARRRLSAA, translated from the coding sequence ATGACGCGCATTCAGGCGAACCTCCTCCTGTTGCTTGCAGCCGCCATCTGGGGCGGCGGCTTCGTCGCGCAGTCGACGGCGATGAAGGCGATCGGCCCCTTCTGGTTCATCGCCTTACGTTTTGCCGTCGCCACATTGGCCGTCTTGCCTTTCGTTCTTCTGGAAGCGCGCAAGGCAGAGGTGAAAACCAGCGCGCGCCATGCCAAGCTCTATATCCTCACCGGCCTTGCCCTTTTCAGCGGCGCCGCCACCCAGCAGGTCGGCCTGCAGACGACGACGGTGACGAATTCCAGCTTCATCACTGGCCTCTATGTCGTCTTCGTGCCGCTCATTGCCGTGTTTTTCCTGCGCCGTGCCCCGCATTGGATCATCTGGCCGGGCGCGCTGATGGCGCTCGCCGGCATCTATCTCCTGTCCGGCGGTCATCTCTCGGCGCTCACCTCAGGCGATCTCCTGACCGTGGCCTGCGCCGCCTTCTGGGCGATCCAGATCACCCTTGCCGGCATGACCGTCTCCGAGAGCGGAAGGCCGCTCGCGCTGGCCGCCACGCAATTTGCCGTCACCACGGCCTGCGCGTTGGCCGTTGCCGCAGCGGTCGAACCGATCAGCCTTTCGGCGATTTGGGCCGCAGGACCTGAGATCCTTTATGTCGGCATCTTCTCGTCCGGCTTGGCCTTCGTGCTGCAGGTGATTGCCCAGCGCTACACGACTCCGTCGCAGGCGGCGATCTTCCTTTCGTCCGAAGCGCTCTTCGGCGCATCGCTCGCAGCCCTGATTCTCGGTGAGTCGATGCCGGCCACCGGATATACAGGTTGTGCGCTAATGTTTATCGCTATGCTTGTAGTCGAGATCGTGCCCGGCTTTGCTCGCCGCCGGTTGTCAGCCGCCTGA
- a CDS encoding tRNA-binding protein: MAEEISYADFERVDIRVGTIIEASPFPEARKPAFKLLIDFGPQIGIKKSSAQITVHYTPETLIGRQVFGVVNFPPRQIGPFRSEVLTLGFEDENGAIVLAAVEQPVPNGRKMM, encoded by the coding sequence ATGGCGGAAGAGATCAGCTACGCCGATTTCGAGCGTGTCGACATCCGTGTCGGTACGATCATCGAAGCCAGCCCTTTTCCGGAGGCGCGCAAGCCGGCTTTCAAGCTGCTCATCGATTTTGGCCCTCAGATCGGTATCAAGAAATCCTCGGCGCAGATCACCGTGCATTATACGCCGGAAACCCTGATCGGCCGGCAGGTGTTCGGCGTCGTCAATTTCCCGCCCCGGCAGATCGGTCCGTTCCGTTCGGAAGTGCTGACGCTGGGATTCGAGGACGAGAATGGCGCGATCGTGCTTGCGGCGGTCGAACAGCCGGTGCCGAACGGCAGGAAGATGATGTGA
- a CDS encoding cold-shock protein — MAETGTVKFFNTDKGFGFIKPDRGGADIFVHISAVQASGLAGLTENQKVSFDTEPDRRGKGPKAVNLQIAG; from the coding sequence ATGGCCGAGACTGGCACTGTAAAATTCTTCAATACCGACAAGGGCTTCGGCTTCATCAAGCCGGACCGGGGCGGCGCCGATATCTTCGTTCACATTTCTGCCGTACAGGCCTCCGGGCTGGCCGGTTTGACGGAAAACCAGAAGGTAAGCTTCGACACGGAGCCGGATCGCCGCGGCAAGGGCCCCAAGGCCGTCAATCTGCAGATTGCCGGCTGA
- a CDS encoding BA14K family protein has translation MNRLAKTLLLTATAAALSLSVIGEASAGDHHWRHHHNNDALVGGAVGLATGLIVGSAIANANNGPVYDEPRYIDPPYEPEYYEPAPVYRAPRRVYVEQPQYVEQPRYYAPARASVEPWSPQWERYCSYRYRSFDPRSGTYIGNDGRSHFCTAG, from the coding sequence ATGAACAGGCTCGCCAAAACTCTTCTGCTGACGGCAACGGCTGCCGCGCTTTCTCTCTCCGTCATCGGCGAGGCCTCGGCCGGTGACCACCACTGGCGCCATCATCACAACAACGATGCCCTCGTCGGTGGCGCTGTCGGTCTCGCCACCGGGTTGATTGTCGGCTCGGCTATCGCCAACGCCAATAATGGCCCTGTTTATGACGAACCCCGCTACATCGACCCGCCGTACGAGCCAGAATATTACGAGCCGGCTCCGGTCTATCGCGCTCCGCGCCGCGTCTATGTCGAGCAGCCGCAATATGTTGAACAGCCTAGATATTATGCGCCTGCGCGCGCGTCGGTAGAGCCCTGGTCACCGCAATGGGAGCGTTATTGCTCCTACCGCTACCGCTCCTTCGATCCGCGCAGCGGCACCTATATCGGCAATGATGGCCGCAGTCACTTCTGCACCGCCGGCTGA
- a CDS encoding MarR family transcriptional regulator: MSRQTGPKAGKPEPLATPMEDTGGIDFEMIELFFFAYRDFVSDPDAILEKSGFGRAHHRVVHFVNRNPGMTVADLLDTLKITKQSLARVLKQLIDSGYIRQVAGPEDRRQRKLYPTKSGRELALALAEPQSRRIERAFEGASAQVREGVKAFLGGMRDRKKAD, encoded by the coding sequence GTGTCACGACAGACCGGTCCCAAAGCAGGCAAGCCGGAGCCGTTGGCCACGCCAATGGAGGATACAGGTGGTATCGATTTCGAGATGATCGAACTATTCTTCTTCGCCTATCGCGACTTCGTTTCTGATCCTGACGCCATCCTCGAAAAGAGCGGCTTCGGACGGGCGCATCACCGCGTCGTGCATTTCGTCAACCGCAATCCCGGCATGACGGTTGCAGATCTTCTCGACACACTGAAGATCACCAAGCAGAGTCTTGCAAGGGTGCTGAAACAGCTGATCGATTCGGGCTATATTCGCCAGGTGGCCGGTCCTGAGGATCGGCGGCAGCGCAAGCTTTATCCGACGAAATCGGGGCGCGAGCTGGCGCTTGCCCTTGCAGAGCCGCAATCGCGCCGCATTGAGCGGGCATTCGAAGGAGCCTCTGCGCAGGTGCGGGAGGGCGTGAAAGCCTTCCTTGGAGGCATGCGGGATAGAAAGAAGGCGGATTGA